In the Loxodonta africana isolate mLoxAfr1 chromosome 1, mLoxAfr1.hap2, whole genome shotgun sequence genome, one interval contains:
- the SCUBE3 gene encoding signal peptide, CUB and EGF-like domain-containing protein 3 — MCSVPLPDVDECVEGTDNCHIDAICQNTPRSYKCICKSGYTGDGKHCKDVDECEREDNAGCVHDCVNIPGNYRCTCYDGFHLAHDGHNCLDVDECAEGNGGCQQSCINMMGSYECHCREGFFLSDNQHTCIQRPEEGMNCMNKNHGCAHICRETPKGGIACECRPGFELTKNQRDCKLTCNYGNGGCQHTCDDTEQGPRCGCHVKFVLHTDGKTCIETCAVNNGGCDSKCHDAATGVHCSCPVGFMLQPDRKTCKDIDECRLNNAGCDHICRNTVGSFECSCKKGYKLLINERNCQDIDECSFDRTCDHVCVNTPGSFQCFCHRGYLLYGVTHCGDVDECSINRGGCRFGCVNTPGSYQCTCPAGQGRLHWNGKDCTEPVKCQGSPGASKAMLSCSRSGKKDTCALSCPSQARFLPESENGFTVSCGTPSPRAAPARTSPTGNSTNSNQCHEAAALSVKQRASFKIKDAKCRLHLRNKGKMEEASRMLGPGGAPCSDCQVTFIHLKCDSSRKGKGRRARTPPGKEVTRLTLELEAEVKAEESTAGCGLPCLRQRMERRLKGTLKMLRKSINQDRFLLRLAGLDYELAHKSSPVAGERAELVETCRPGQHRAGAKCVSCPQGTYYHGQTEQCVPCPAGTFQEREGQLSCDLCPGSDAHGPLGATNITTCAGQCPPGQHSIDGFKPCQPCPRGTYQPEAGRTLCFPCGGGLTTKHEGAISFQDCDTKVQCSPGHYYNISVHRCIRCALGSYQPDFRQNFCTRCPGNTSTDFDGSTSVAQCKNRQCGGELGEFTGYIESPNYPGNYPASVECVWNINPPPKRKILIVVPEIFLPSEDECGDVLVMRKNSSPSSITTYETCQTYERPIAFTARSRKLWINFKTSEANSARGFQIPYVTYDEDYEQLVEDIVRDGRLYASENHQEILKDKKLIKAFFEVLAHPQNYFKYTEKHKEMLPKSFIKLLRSKVSSFLRPYK; from the exons ACGTGGACGAGTGTGCCGAAGGCAATGGCGGCTGTCAGCAGAGTTGCATCAACATGATGGGCAGCTACGAGTGCCACTGCCGGGAAGGCTTCTTCCTCAGCGACAACCAGCACACCTGCATCCAGCGACCAGAAG AAGGAATGAATTGCATGAACAAGAACCATGGTTGTGCCCACATTTGTCGGGAGACACCCAAGGGGGGGATTGCCTGTGAATGCCGCCCTGGCTTTGAGCTCACCAAGAATCAGCGCGACTGTAAAT TGACATGCAACTATGGTAATGGTGGCTGCCAGCACACATGCGACGACACAGAGCAGGGCCCCCGGTGCGGCTGCCACGTCAAGTTTGTGCTTCATACGGACGGGAAGACATGCATCG AGACCTGTGCTGTCAACAACGGGGGCTGCGACAGTAAGTGCCACGATGCAGCTACTGGTGTCCACTGCAGCTGCCCTGTGGGCTTCATGCTGCAGCCAGACAGGAAGACCTGCAAAG ACATAGACGAGTGCCGCTTGAACAATGCGGGCTGTGACCACATTTGCCGCAACACAGTGGGCAGCTTCGAATGCAGCTGCAAGAAAGGCTATAAGCTTCTCATCAACGAGAGGAACTGTCAGG ACATAGATGAATGTTCCTTTGATCGAACCTGTGACCACGTATGTGTCAACACGCCAGGAAGCTTCCAGTGTTTCTGCCATCGTGGCTACCTGCTCTATGGTGTCACCCACTGTGGGG ATGTGGATGAATGCAGCATCAACCGCGGAGGTTGCCGCTTCGGCTGCGTCAACACGCCAGGCAGCTATCAGTGTACCTGTCCAGCAGGACAGGGGCGACTACACTGGAACGGCAAGGATTGTACAG AGCCCGTTAAGTGTCAGGGAAGTCCTGGGGCCTCGAAAGCTATGCTCAGTTGCAGCCGGTCCGGCAAGAAGGACACCTGTGCCCTGAGCTGCCCCTCCCAGGCCCGGTTTTTGCCAG AGTCTGAGAATGGCTTCACTGTGAGCTGTGGCACCCCTAGCCCGAGGGCTGCTCCAGCCCGCACCAGCCCCACCGGGAACAGCACAAACTCCAATCAGTGCCATG AGGCTGCAGCGCTGTCAGTTAAACAACGGGCCTCCTTCAAGATCAAGGACGCCAAGTGCCGTCTGCACCTGCGAAACAAGGGGAAAATGGAGGAGGCCAGCAGGATGCTGGGGCCAG GTGGTGCCCCCTGCTCTGACTGCCAGGTCACCTTCATCCATCTCAAGTGTGACTCCTCTCGGAAGGGCAAGGGCCGACGGGCCCGGACCCCTCCAGGCAAGGAGGTCACCCGGCTTACCCTAGAACTCGAGGCAGAGGTCAAAGCTGAAGAAAGCACAG CTGGCTGTGGGCTGCCCTGCCTCCGACAGAGGATGGAACGGCGGCTGAAAGGGACCCTCAAGATGCTCAGAAAGTCCATCAACCAGGACCGCTTCCTGCTGCGCCTGGCGGGCCTTGATTATGAGCTGGCCCACAAGTCCAGCCCAGTAGCTGGGGAGCGAGCAGAGCTGGTGGAGACCTGTCGGCCCGGGCAGCACCGTGCTGGGGCCAAGTGTG TCAGCTGCCCGCAGGGAACGTATTACCACGGCCAGACGGAGCAGTGTGTGCCATGCCCAGCGGGCACCTTCCAGGAGAGAGAAGGGCAGCTCTCCTGCGACCTTTGCCCTGGGAGTGATGCTCACGGGCCTCTCGGAGCCACCAACATCACCACGTGTGCAG GTCAGTGCCCACCTGGACAACACTCTATAGATGGGTTCAAGCCTTGCCAGCCATGCCCCCGCGGTACCTACCAGCCTGAAGCAGGACGGACACTGTGCTTCCCATGTGGTGGGGGCCTTACCACCAAGCATGAGGGGGCCATCTCCTTCCAAGACTGTGACACCAAAG TCCAGTGCTCTCCTGGGCACTACTACAACATCAGCGTCCACCGCTGTATCCGCTGTGCCCTGGGCTCCTACCAGCCCGACTTCCGCCAGAACTTCTGCACCCGCTGTCCAGGCAACACAAGCACTGACTTTGATGGCTCTACCAGTGTGGCCCAGTGCAAGA ATCGTCAGTGTGGCGGGGAGCTGGGTGAGTTCACTGGCTATATTGAATCTCCCAACTACCCTGGCAACTACCCAGCCAGCGTGGAGTGCGTCTGGAACATCAACCCCCCACCCAAGCGCAAGATCCTTATCGTGGTACCCGAGATCTTCCTGCCATCTGAGGACGAGTGTGGGGACGTCCTCGTCATGAGAAAGAACT CCTCCCCATCCTCCATTACCACTTACGAGACCTGCCAGACCTATGAGCGCCCCATCGCCTTCACAGCGCGCTCCAGAAAGCTCTGGATCAACTTCAAGACGAGCGAAGCCAACAGTGCCCGGGGCTTCCAGATCCCCTATGTTACCTATGATG AGGActatgagcagctggtagaaGATATTGTACGAGACGGCCGGCTCTATGCCTCTGAAAACCACCAGGAGATTTTAAAG GACAAGAAGCTCATCAAGGCCTTCTTTGAGGTGCTGGCCCACCCCCAAAACTACTTCAAATACACAGAGAAGCACAAGGAGATGCTGCCAAAATCTTTCATCAAGCTGCTCCGCTCCAAAGTTTCCAGCTTCCTGAGGCCCTACAAATAG